Proteins encoded together in one Sphingomonas radiodurans window:
- a CDS encoding sterol desaturase family protein yields MTVLLAIIASAVVMTVIVGVRYLAASGAFALATRAKHPGLYAGLDPQIRREIAWSLASAAIYGIPAGVVAWGWQNRGWTRIYTDTDAWPLWYLPVSVLLFLLAHDTWFYWTHRWMHRPGPFKLAHAIHHASRPPTAWAAMAFHPIEALTGAVAIPLLVFVIPIHVTMLGLVLTVMTVMGVTNHMGWEVFPRFMWKGPMGAWLITASHHQRHHERYGCNYGLYFRFWDRLCGTDGGIGDFARDQTRGRSRARSGDVGSGSAADDRRGARRPA; encoded by the coding sequence ATGACCGTCCTGCTTGCCATCATCGCCTCCGCCGTCGTGATGACGGTTATCGTCGGCGTGCGTTACCTCGCCGCCAGCGGCGCCTTCGCGCTGGCCACGCGCGCGAAACATCCGGGCCTTTATGCTGGGCTTGACCCGCAGATCCGGCGCGAGATCGCCTGGAGCCTAGCCTCCGCCGCGATCTACGGCATCCCCGCCGGCGTCGTCGCTTGGGGATGGCAGAACCGCGGCTGGACACGGATCTATACCGATACCGATGCTTGGCCGCTTTGGTATCTGCCGGTGTCGGTGCTGCTATTCTTGCTGGCACATGACACATGGTTTTATTGGACACATCGCTGGATGCACCGACCGGGGCCGTTCAAGCTCGCGCATGCTATCCACCACGCCAGCCGACCGCCGACCGCCTGGGCGGCAATGGCCTTCCACCCGATCGAAGCGCTGACCGGCGCTGTGGCCATTCCGCTACTGGTGTTCGTCATTCCGATCCATGTCACCATGCTGGGTTTGGTGCTGACGGTGATGACGGTTATGGGCGTAACCAATCACATGGGTTGGGAGGTTTTCCCAAGGTTCATGTGGAAGGGGCCAATGGGGGCATGGCTGATCACCGCCAGCCACCATCAGCGACATCACGAGCGGTACGGGTGCAATTATGGACTCTATTTCCGGTTCTGGGATCGGCTTTGCGGCACCGACGGCGGGATCGGGGATTTCGCACGTGACCAGACGCGGGGCCGCTCGCGCGCTCGCTCGGGTGATGTTGGGAGCGGCAGCGCTGCTGACGATCGGCGCGGCGCCCGCCGCCCGGCTTGA
- a CDS encoding DUF2141 domain-containing protein, whose product MLGAAALLTIGAAPAARLDVSFDHVRSAKGMLRVCLTGDPKNFPTCIDDHNATKRSVPASTATLRFDGLPRGGYAVAVIHDENDNRKLDTFAGIPREGFGFSRNPTIGFGPPRFAAARFAIDSDAEAQQVRLRYIL is encoded by the coding sequence ATGTTGGGAGCGGCAGCGCTGCTGACGATCGGCGCGGCGCCCGCCGCCCGGCTTGACGTATCGTTCGATCACGTGCGCTCCGCCAAGGGAATGCTGCGAGTCTGCCTGACCGGTGATCCGAAAAACTTCCCCACCTGTATTGACGACCATAATGCAACGAAGCGCTCGGTTCCCGCGAGTACCGCCACGCTCCGCTTCGACGGCCTTCCACGCGGCGGCTATGCCGTGGCGGTGATCCACGACGAGAACGACAATCGGAAGCTCGATACCTTCGCCGGCATTCCACGCGAGGGCTTCGGCTTTTCGCGTAATCCGACGATAGGATTCGGCCCGCCGCGGTTCGCCGCCGCGCGCTTTGCGATCGACAGTGATGCTGAAGCGCAACAGGTGCGGCTGAGATACATTCTTTAG
- a CDS encoding MipA/OmpV family protein: protein MTASYLIGLVALAAALPTAAVAQDVSAPPAGAALPMEDLGRETITVGVGVGYLPDYEGSDDYQFTPVPAAVGTIDGVNFSILGNRASADLIPGQPGPTWDIQAGPIGVLNFTRSNRQGIDDPRVRRLGERDTAIELGGYVGIGKTGVITSPYDKLSVSVSYRHDVSGVHESGIWQPTINYLTPLSRKAAVALFGSAERVETKYIRTYYNVGPAQSVASGLPTYTIGRGGWKSWTIGGMGAYSLTGDLLKGLKLVAGGTYRKLINDIADSPLVSVAGSRNQWLGVVGLGYTF from the coding sequence GTGACCGCTAGCTATCTGATCGGGCTTGTCGCCCTCGCCGCCGCGCTGCCGACGGCAGCCGTAGCGCAGGACGTTTCGGCGCCACCAGCAGGTGCGGCACTCCCGATGGAGGATTTGGGCCGCGAGACGATCACGGTCGGGGTCGGCGTTGGATATCTGCCCGACTACGAGGGGTCGGATGATTATCAGTTCACCCCAGTGCCGGCCGCTGTCGGCACGATCGATGGCGTCAATTTCTCAATCCTCGGCAATCGCGCCAGCGCGGATCTAATTCCGGGTCAGCCGGGACCGACGTGGGACATTCAGGCGGGGCCGATCGGCGTCCTTAACTTTACGCGCAGCAACCGGCAGGGCATCGATGACCCGCGTGTCCGTCGGCTCGGCGAGCGCGACACGGCGATCGAACTCGGCGGCTATGTCGGTATCGGAAAGACCGGCGTGATCACCAGCCCGTACGACAAGCTCTCGGTCTCGGTGAGTTACCGGCACGACGTCAGCGGAGTGCATGAAAGCGGCATCTGGCAGCCGACGATCAACTATCTGACGCCGCTAAGCCGCAAGGCGGCGGTGGCGCTCTTCGGATCGGCGGAGCGGGTCGAAACGAAATACATTCGGACCTATTACAATGTCGGCCCTGCGCAGAGCGTTGCGAGCGGTCTGCCGACTTATACCATTGGCCGCGGCGGCTGGAAGAGTTGGACCATCGGCGGCATGGGTGCCTATTCGTTGACCGGCGACCTGCTGAAGGGTTTGAAGCTCGTCGCCGGCGGCACGTATCGCAAGCTGATCAACGACATCGCTGACAGCCCGCTCGTCAGCGTGGCGGGCTCGCGCAATCAGTGGCTGGGGGTCGTTGGCCTGGGGTACACGTTCTAA
- the pdeM gene encoding ligase-associated DNA damage response endonuclease PdeM → MVPFSFAGHDLTPLPQGAIFWAARQALLVADLHLEKGSWFARFGQMLPPYDSLATLTDLTALVTATGAREVWCLGDSFHDSAGCERLPEAAQSMLRALTGATRWTWITGNHDRHYVDRCGGEVCEEAVVDGLVLRHEASSTEVRPEVSGHFHPKLRIRVRGKLVSRRCFVATGDKIILPAFGSMTGGLDATHPEIVRAVGGSAQALIPVHDRLLRFPLAA, encoded by the coding sequence ATGGTTCCCTTTTCGTTCGCCGGCCACGATCTGACGCCGCTGCCGCAGGGCGCGATATTCTGGGCCGCGCGGCAGGCATTGCTGGTGGCCGATCTGCACCTGGAGAAGGGGAGCTGGTTCGCGCGCTTCGGGCAGATGCTGCCGCCGTATGACTCGCTCGCGACACTTACTGATCTCACCGCGCTGGTCACGGCGACCGGCGCGCGCGAAGTCTGGTGTTTGGGCGACAGCTTCCATGATTCGGCAGGGTGCGAGCGTTTGCCCGAAGCGGCGCAGTCGATGCTGCGCGCGCTGACCGGCGCGACGCGCTGGACGTGGATCACCGGCAATCACGATCGCCACTATGTCGATCGCTGCGGCGGCGAGGTGTGCGAGGAGGCGGTCGTCGATGGCTTGGTGTTGCGCCATGAGGCGAGCAGCACCGAGGTCCGACCCGAAGTGTCGGGGCATTTCCACCCCAAGCTGCGTATCCGCGTGCGCGGCAAGCTGGTTTCGCGTCGCTGCTTTGTGGCGACAGGTGACAAGATCATCCTACCCGCGTTTGGCTCGATGACCGGTGGGCTCGACGCGACACATCCGGAAATCGTGCGGGCGGTAGGCGGATCGGCGCAGGCACTGATCCCGGTCCACGATCGTCTGCTGCGATTCCCGCTAGCGGCGTAA
- a CDS encoding MerR family transcriptional regulator, producing the protein MSGDDKAAGAYRTIGEVAATTGVAPHVLRYWETRFPQLRPLTRAGNRRYYRPADVALVGRIHRLLGTEGYTVKGVQKLLAIEEPAVEAPANLNDPSAMLTAIRDRLQHALDAA; encoded by the coding sequence GTGAGCGGCGACGACAAGGCAGCGGGCGCTTACCGCACCATCGGGGAAGTCGCTGCGACGACGGGGGTCGCGCCGCACGTGTTGCGATATTGGGAAACGCGGTTTCCGCAGCTTCGCCCACTCACCCGCGCGGGGAATCGCCGTTACTATCGCCCCGCGGACGTCGCCTTGGTCGGGCGTATCCACCGCCTGCTCGGCACCGAGGGATATACGGTAAAGGGTGTTCAGAAGCTGCTCGCGATCGAAGAGCCAGCAGTGGAAGCGCCCGCCAATTTGAACGATCCGTCGGCAATGCTGACCGCCATTCGCGATCGCCTTCAGCACGCGCTCGACGCGGCGTAA
- a CDS encoding integration host factor subunit alpha, with protein sequence MSEAGTLTRADLSEALHRQVGLSRADSADLVEQILEKLCGALSKGENVKISGFGTFVLRDKGERIGRNPKTGVEVPIAPRRVLTFRASQMMRDRIVDGAA encoded by the coding sequence ATGAGCGAAGCTGGCACGTTGACCAGGGCGGACCTTTCCGAAGCCCTGCACCGGCAAGTCGGGCTGTCCCGCGCCGACTCGGCCGATCTGGTCGAGCAGATTCTCGAAAAGCTCTGCGGCGCGCTGTCGAAAGGGGAGAACGTCAAGATCTCCGGTTTCGGTACGTTCGTGCTGCGCGACAAGGGCGAGCGGATCGGACGCAATCCGAAGACCGGCGTCGAGGTGCCGATTGCGCCACGCCGCGTGCTTACCTTCCGCGCCAGCCAGATGATGCGCGATCGGATCGTCGACGGCGCGGCGTGA
- a CDS encoding beta-ketoacyl-ACP synthase III, with the protein MIRSVITGTGSALPTRRVSNAELTEMVDTTDEWIVERTGIRFRHIAGPDETTGTLARDAAVRAIAAAGVTPQDIDLIVLATATPDQTFPSTATRVQAMLQIGDCVAFDVGAVCSGFLYAVQVADSMIRAGAHRRALVIGAETFSRILDWEDRTTCVLFGDGAGAIVLEAQDSADADGRGILATRLHADGRHNDLLYVDGGPSTTGTVGKLRMKGREVFRHAVVNLAAVMEETLVVAGLTSADVDWVVPHQANARILDATARKLGLPSEKVVMTVDQHANTSAASVPLALDTAVRDGRVRPGQIVVLEAMGGGFTWGAAVVRF; encoded by the coding sequence ATGATTCGTAGCGTTATCACCGGCACCGGATCGGCGCTGCCGACCAGGCGGGTATCGAACGCCGAACTGACCGAGATGGTCGATACGACCGACGAGTGGATCGTCGAACGCACTGGCATCCGCTTTCGCCACATCGCCGGGCCCGACGAGACGACGGGCACGTTGGCTCGCGACGCTGCAGTTCGTGCGATTGCAGCGGCAGGGGTGACGCCGCAGGACATCGATCTGATTGTGCTCGCCACCGCTACGCCGGACCAGACCTTCCCCTCGACTGCCACCAGGGTGCAGGCGATGCTTCAGATCGGCGATTGCGTCGCGTTCGATGTTGGCGCGGTGTGCTCCGGCTTTCTTTACGCGGTTCAGGTGGCCGACAGCATGATCCGCGCCGGCGCGCATCGGCGCGCGTTGGTGATCGGTGCCGAGACGTTCAGCCGCATCCTCGATTGGGAGGATCGCACCACCTGCGTGCTGTTCGGCGACGGCGCTGGCGCGATCGTGCTGGAGGCACAGGACAGCGCCGACGCGGACGGGCGCGGGATTCTCGCGACGCGTCTGCACGCCGACGGGCGTCATAACGACCTGCTCTACGTGGATGGCGGGCCATCGACGACCGGCACCGTCGGCAAGCTGCGCATGAAGGGCCGCGAGGTATTCCGCCACGCGGTGGTCAATCTGGCTGCGGTGATGGAAGAGACGCTTGTCGTTGCGGGGCTCACGTCTGCCGACGTCGACTGGGTGGTGCCGCATCAGGCGAACGCGCGCATCCTCGATGCGACTGCGCGCAAGCTCGGCCTGCCATCGGAAAAGGTGGTGATGACAGTCGACCAGCACGCCAATACCTCCGCCGCCTCGGTGCCGCTGGCGCTCGACACGGCGGTGCGTGACGGGCGGGTGCGACCGGGTCAGATCGTGGTGCTCGAGGCCATGGGCGGCGGCTTTACCTGGGGCGCTGCCGTCGTCCGCTTCTGA
- the plsX gene encoding phosphate acyltransferase PlsX, giving the protein MADSSWIAVDAMGGDEGLAVMLAGVARARQRTGALKFLLVGDEVAIRAGLERHRDLANGVEVIHAPEVISGDEKAGQALRRAKVTSMGLAIDCVKQGRAGAAVSAGNTGAMMAMAKLALRTMPGIDRPALAALLPTLGDNDVVVLDLGANTAVEAKNLVQFAVMGAAYARVAMDLDSPRVALLNIGSEDQKGTDEIRDAAAALRAAPHLPMTFAGFVEGDRLSRGEHDVIVCDGFSGNIALKTAEGTARFVADLLKRAFTSSVRSKIGFLISRPATQLLRDHLDPNNHNGAVFLGLNGLVLKSHGGATEVGVANAIGVAAKMVQADLARRIAEDLRYFEKQAA; this is encoded by the coding sequence ATGGCCGACAGTTCGTGGATCGCCGTCGATGCGATGGGCGGCGACGAAGGGCTGGCGGTGATGCTGGCGGGTGTCGCGCGTGCACGGCAACGGACCGGTGCGTTGAAATTTTTGCTCGTCGGTGACGAGGTGGCAATTCGCGCGGGGCTCGAACGGCATCGGGATTTGGCGAATGGCGTCGAGGTGATTCATGCGCCCGAGGTGATTTCGGGTGACGAGAAGGCCGGGCAGGCGCTGCGCCGCGCCAAGGTCACGTCGATGGGCCTCGCGATCGATTGCGTAAAGCAGGGGCGCGCAGGCGCTGCAGTCTCAGCAGGCAATACCGGCGCGATGATGGCAATGGCGAAGCTAGCGCTGCGCACCATGCCCGGCATTGACCGTCCGGCGCTCGCAGCGCTGCTCCCGACGCTCGGCGACAACGACGTCGTGGTGCTCGACCTTGGTGCGAACACCGCAGTTGAGGCGAAGAACCTCGTCCAATTCGCGGTGATGGGCGCCGCCTATGCGCGTGTCGCGATGGATCTGGACAGCCCGCGCGTTGCGCTGCTCAACATCGGCAGTGAGGACCAAAAGGGCACCGATGAGATCCGTGACGCCGCCGCCGCGCTGCGCGCCGCGCCGCACCTGCCGATGACCTTCGCTGGCTTCGTCGAGGGCGACAGATTGTCGCGTGGCGAGCATGACGTGATCGTTTGCGACGGCTTTTCTGGTAACATCGCGCTCAAGACCGCGGAAGGTACTGCGCGCTTCGTCGCTGATCTGCTGAAGCGCGCCTTCACCAGTTCTGTGCGCTCGAAGATCGGTTTCCTGATCTCGCGCCCGGCGACTCAGTTGCTGCGTGATCATCTCGACCCAAACAATCATAACGGGGCGGTTTTCCTCGGCCTCAACGGGTTGGTGCTGAAGAGCCATGGTGGTGCCACTGAGGTCGGCGTGGCCAATGCGATCGGCGTGGCGGCGAAGATGGTGCAGGCTGATCTCGCCCGCCGCATCGCCGAGGACCTCCGATATTTCGAGAAGCAGGCGGCATGA
- the rpmF gene encoding 50S ribosomal protein L32, with product MAVPKRKTSPSRRGMRRSHDALSVDAFQECPNCGELRRPHNLCTACGHYNGREVVSVEG from the coding sequence ATGGCCGTCCCCAAGCGAAAGACTTCTCCCTCCCGCCGCGGCATGCGCCGTTCGCACGACGCGCTTTCCGTCGACGCGTTCCAGGAATGCCCGAATTGCGGCGAGCTGCGTCGCCCTCACAATCTGTGCACGGCGTGCGGCCATTATAACGGCCGTGAGGTCGTCTCGGTCGAGGGCTGA